A single Gemmatimonadota bacterium DNA region contains:
- a CDS encoding sulfatase-like hydrolase/transferase, which produces MSRPNIVFVFADDWGWGDLSCYGHPHARTPNLDRLAAQGTLFSQFYVCSGVCSPSRAAVMTGRFPAHWGIHGHFAQHAQNAARGMPNFLDPNAVTVTGLLQQSGYAVGHFGKWHLGSGAGAPAPYDYGIDESKINVGNGPLLNFTDLQTGEGRSRSTEVIIDETIGFIERNKDEPFFVQAWLNDTHAILDPTEEQMEPYKQFTANGLEDKHKGALRIYYSVVTNADRHIGRLMDKLDELNLSDNTIVIFSADNGPEDIHIRNATHSGVGSSGPFRGRKRSLYEGGVRTPFIIRWPNGVSAGRIDNDTPFCAVDFLPTFCNLAGIDIDGLVLDGEDMTDALRGRSVMRKKPLMWEWRFNIAGHCLHKSPMLSIREGDWKLLLNPDRSRVELFNIPRDPMELNNRAEYMPERVAEMADRVLAWQDTLPEGPIDANAGSNAYPWPGTF; this is translated from the coding sequence ATGAGCCGACCCAATATTGTTTTTGTATTCGCCGATGACTGGGGTTGGGGCGATTTGAGTTGTTATGGACATCCTCATGCCAGGACGCCAAACCTGGATCGCCTTGCCGCACAGGGGACTCTTTTTTCTCAGTTCTACGTTTGCTCTGGGGTTTGTTCCCCAAGCCGCGCCGCTGTTATGACCGGGCGTTTTCCAGCGCACTGGGGCATACACGGGCATTTTGCACAGCACGCGCAGAATGCGGCACGGGGTATGCCCAATTTTCTCGATCCCAATGCGGTTACAGTTACTGGTCTGTTACAACAAAGCGGGTACGCGGTGGGGCACTTTGGCAAGTGGCATCTCGGTAGCGGCGCAGGCGCACCGGCTCCTTATGACTACGGTATTGACGAGTCTAAAATCAATGTGGGCAATGGCCCGTTGCTCAATTTTACCGATTTGCAGACTGGCGAGGGTCGCAGCCGCTCTACGGAGGTGATTATTGATGAAACGATTGGTTTTATTGAGCGCAATAAAGACGAGCCTTTTTTTGTTCAGGCCTGGCTCAACGATACCCACGCGATTCTCGATCCGACTGAAGAACAGATGGAGCCCTACAAGCAATTCACAGCGAATGGCCTGGAAGACAAACACAAGGGCGCGTTGCGGATTTACTATTCGGTTGTCACGAATGCAGACCGCCACATTGGTCGGTTGATGGATAAACTCGACGAATTGAATTTGAGCGATAATACCATAGTTATTTTTTCTGCGGACAATGGTCCCGAAGATATCCATATTCGCAATGCCACGCATAGCGGCGTCGGTTCTTCCGGTCCTTTTCGCGGTCGCAAGCGCAGTCTCTACGAGGGCGGTGTGCGTACGCCTTTTATTATTCGCTGGCCCAATGGCGTTTCTGCCGGGCGCATTGATAACGATACGCCGTTTTGCGCGGTCGATTTTTTGCCCACTTTTTGCAATTTGGCTGGTATTGATATCGATGGTCTGGTGCTCGACGGGGAAGATATGACCGATGCGCTGCGCGGTCGCAGTGTTATGAGGAAAAAACCGCTTATGTGGGAATGGCGGTTCAATATTGCCGGGCATTGTTTGCACAAAAGCCCCATGCTTTCCATCCGCGAAGGCGATTGGAAATTGCTTTTGAATCCCGACCGCAGCCGCGTCGAACTTTTCAATATTCCGCGAGATCCGATGGAACTCAACAATCGCGCAGAATATATGCCAGAGCGCGTCGCGGAAATGGCTGATCGGGTGCTGGCATGGCAAGATACCCTGCCCGAAGGTCCGATTGATGCCAATGCGGGGTCCAATGCGTATCCCTGGCCCGGCACGTTTTAG
- a CDS encoding amidohydrolase, translating to MTLDIESGIRRPKIDMHCHVWLMDGWEQSADHLVASGDMLGITEYWCSSVIQQGILAPVRDVPPHNDTILSAMARHPKRIRGWCFLIPGHFQGAIDEAERCLNAGMIGIKLYNQYRIDDPVLHPVLELASERRVPILQHAGYPVPEHRASQPLISHGIHFSEASEKYPDAILIHAHIGGGGDWEHTVREMRQASPNVYVDVSGSNLDDGQVEYAVSELGVERVLFGTDGTMAGSVGKVLDADLTEDEREHIFWTNAERILAQQGATPTEPRTS from the coding sequence ATGACCTTAGATATCGAATCTGGCATTCGCCGTCCCAAAATTGACATGCACTGCCATGTCTGGCTTATGGATGGGTGGGAGCAGTCCGCTGATCATCTCGTCGCTTCGGGCGACATGCTCGGCATTACCGAATACTGGTGTTCCTCCGTTATCCAACAGGGCATTCTGGCACCTGTTAGGGATGTGCCTCCTCACAACGATACTATTTTGAGCGCGATGGCGCGCCATCCCAAACGCATTCGCGGCTGGTGTTTTCTCATTCCCGGTCATTTTCAAGGTGCTATAGACGAAGCCGAGCGCTGTCTCAATGCGGGCATGATTGGCATTAAGCTCTACAATCAGTACCGCATCGACGATCCGGTTTTGCACCCTGTTCTCGAATTGGCGAGCGAACGCCGCGTACCCATTCTTCAGCATGCGGGATATCCCGTTCCCGAACACCGCGCAAGCCAGCCGCTCATTTCACACGGTATTCATTTTAGCGAAGCCAGTGAAAAATATCCCGATGCGATTCTCATTCACGCCCATATCGGGGGTGGAGGCGATTGGGAACACACTGTGCGCGAAATGCGCCAGGCGTCTCCCAATGTTTATGTCGATGTGTCGGGTAGCAACCTGGACGATGGACAGGTCGAATACGCGGTTTCAGAACTCGGTGTCGAGCGCGTGCTTTTTGGCACCGATGGCACGATGGCTGGCTCGGTGGGCAAAGTTCTCGATGCAGATCTTACAGAGGACGAACGCGAACACATTTTTTGGACCAATGCCGAGCGCATTCTTGCGCAACAGGGAGCTACGCCCACAGAACCTCGTACCAGTTAA
- a CDS encoding nuclear transport factor 2 family protein — MDARKTVHAYFDALTAGDARRLIGLMSRAPYYVKIGTDEDEYIQGDENIPEYYRHHVDSTEDFTITCDYLDVQEREAVAWFYTRQTWNLKWQGKREQLAMRLTGVLEKEDDQWKFVQIHASLGVPESGDMHDG, encoded by the coding sequence ATGGATGCACGTAAAACTGTACACGCCTATTTTGACGCGCTTACTGCGGGAGACGCCCGGCGGTTGATCGGTCTTATGTCCCGCGCGCCCTATTATGTCAAGATAGGTACAGATGAAGACGAATATATCCAGGGTGATGAAAATATACCCGAGTACTATCGTCACCATGTGGATAGTACCGAGGATTTTACCATTACATGCGATTATCTCGATGTTCAAGAGCGCGAGGCAGTTGCATGGTTTTACACGCGTCAGACCTGGAATCTCAAATGGCAGGGCAAACGCGAACAATTGGCTATGCGTTTGACAGGTGTTCTCGAGAAAGAAGATGATCAGTGGAAATTTGTCCAGATCCACGCCTCACTCGGCGTACCTGAATCAGGAGATATGCACGATGGATGA
- a CDS encoding DegT/DnrJ/EryC1/StrS family aminotransferase yields the protein MISGNLSRSTPHSAYLNQEICTMDELAINGGEKAKTIPYNQPNKYTDEERELLLEVLDSGKLMGPDGKVADFEAEICRAFEVKHAIMVTSGTVALQTALAALGVSEGDEVITTSMTDFGTTAAILALHAIPIFSDIDLSTRLLDPQKVREKITDKTRVIITVHMAGMPCDMDAFLEISEETGVKILEDCAQAHGATYRGQFVGAIGHAAGFSMNESKQISTGDGGFVTTNDDETAEIARLFRDKTYLRGQKLERGVQPIPFFGTNLRPTCLQAAVAIAQLHKLEYLVARRDQIVRRYYAELGDLPHLDFPKIADNVHPSWWPLAIRYTGSTPTRDELVNIFRAEGISINTSMSAVKNILRTEVIQKRKYYPLTDDIPIFWQNTVYNPDDCPNVDTLQATCLRLPVNERYTDEDIDQTIAGVKKVWAHYF from the coding sequence ATGATCAGTGGAAATTTGTCCAGATCCACGCCTCACTCGGCGTACCTGAATCAGGAGATATGCACGATGGATGAACTCGCAATTAACGGTGGAGAAAAGGCCAAAACCATTCCGTATAATCAACCGAATAAATATACCGATGAAGAGCGCGAATTGTTGCTCGAGGTTCTCGATTCGGGGAAACTCATGGGACCAGATGGGAAAGTCGCGGATTTTGAAGCTGAAATATGTCGCGCATTTGAGGTCAAACACGCGATTATGGTGACATCAGGCACGGTTGCACTGCAAACGGCTCTTGCCGCGCTGGGTGTGTCTGAAGGCGATGAGGTTATTACTACGTCTATGACGGATTTTGGTACGACTGCGGCCATTCTTGCACTGCACGCTATCCCGATTTTTTCTGATATCGATTTGTCAACCCGCCTGCTCGATCCTCAAAAGGTGCGCGAGAAAATTACGGATAAGACCAGGGTTATTATTACTGTCCACATGGCCGGTATGCCCTGTGATATGGATGCGTTTCTGGAGATTAGCGAGGAAACAGGGGTCAAAATTCTCGAAGATTGCGCGCAGGCACACGGCGCAACCTATCGCGGTCAATTTGTTGGTGCGATTGGACACGCCGCAGGATTTTCCATGAATGAATCCAAGCAGATTTCCACTGGCGATGGCGGTTTTGTCACGACCAATGACGATGAGACCGCTGAAATTGCCCGTCTTTTCCGCGACAAAACCTATTTGCGGGGTCAGAAACTCGAACGCGGTGTGCAACCCATTCCTTTTTTTGGTACTAATTTGCGCCCGACCTGCTTGCAAGCCGCTGTCGCTATTGCACAACTCCACAAGCTCGAGTACCTCGTTGCACGTCGCGACCAGATTGTTCGGCGATACTATGCCGAACTCGGCGATCTACCCCATCTCGATTTTCCGAAAATTGCCGATAATGTCCATCCTTCGTGGTGGCCGCTTGCCATTCGCTATACGGGCAGCACGCCAACGCGAGATGAACTCGTCAATATTTTTCGCGCCGAGGGCATTTCCATCAATACGAGCATGTCCGCAGTGAAAAATATTTTACGCACGGAAGTTATCCAGAAACGCAAGTACTATCCTTTAACGGACGATATTCCGATATTCTGGCAAAATACTGTGTACAATCCCGATGACTGTCCCAATGTCGATACCCTGCAAGCCACTTGTCTGCGCCTTCCCGTGAATGAACGCTATACGGACGAGGATATCGATCAGACGATCGCAGGGGTAAAAAAGGTCTGGGCGCACTATTTTTAG